One genomic segment of Fundulus heteroclitus isolate FHET01 chromosome 10, MU-UCD_Fhet_4.1, whole genome shotgun sequence includes these proteins:
- the map2k4b gene encoding dual specificity mitogen-activated protein kinase kinase 4b isoform X3 has product MATPSPNSNSTGSGNILGATSHHLHQQTQSSSMQGFQISLSGVPQSKRKALKLNFANPPVKPTARLPLQPTAPSFQNPHIERLRTHSIESSGKLKISPEQHCDFTAEDLRDLGEIGRGAYGSVNKMVHKPTGQIMAVKRIRSTVDEKEQKQLLMDLDVVMRSSDCVYIVQFYGALFREGDCWICMELMSTSLDKFYKYVYCVLDDVIPEEILGKITLATVKALNHLKENLKIIHRDIKPSNILMDRRGNIKLCDFGISGQLVDSIAKTRDAGCRPYMAPERIDPSASRQGYDVRSDVWSLGITLYELATGRFPYPKWNSVFDQLTQVVKGEPPQLSNSEERQFSPKFTNFVNLCLTKDESKRPKYKELLKHPFILIYEERFVDVASYVCRILDQIPASPISPMYVD; this is encoded by the exons ATGGCGACTCCCAGTCCGAACAGCAACTCCACAGGCTCCGGCAACATTCTGGGGGCCACGTCGCACCACCTTCACCAACAGACCCAGAGCAGCAGCATGCAAG GGTTTCAGATAAGCCTGTCTGGAGTGCCCCAAA GTAAACGTAAAGCTCTGAAGCTAAATTTCGCCAACCCTCCGGTGAAACCCACCGCCAGGCTCCCGCTTCAGCCCACGGCTCCTTCCTTCCAGAATCCTCACAT AGAGCGCCTGCGGACACACAGCATCGAGTCGTCCGGGAAGCTCAAGATCTCCCCAGAGCAGCACTGCGACTTTACCGCAGAGGACCTGAGGGACCTCGGGGAGATCGGCCGCGGGGCGTACGGCTCCGTCAACAAGATGGTCCATAAACCGACGGGCCAGATTATGGCTGTCAAG AGGATCCGCTCCACTGTGGACGAGAAGGAGCAGAAGCAGCTGCTGATGGATCTCGACGTGGTGATGAGGAGTAGTGACTGTGTCTACATCGTCCAGTTCTACGGCGCCCTCTTCAGAGAG GGCGACTGTTGGATTTGTATGGAGCTTATGTCTACCTCATTAGACAAATTCTACAAATATGTATATTGCGTATTAGATGACGTCATTCCAGAGGAAATATTAGGCAAAATAACATTAGCT accgTTAAAGCACTGAATCACTTAAAAGAAAACTTGAAAATAATCCACAGAG ACATCAAACCTTCCAACATTCTAATGGACAGAAGGGGAAATATCAAACTATGTGACTTCGGCATCAGCGGCCAGCTGGTGGACTCCATAGCCAAGACTAGAGATGCGGGCTGCAGGCCTTACATGGCA CCTGAAAGGATAGACCCCAGTGCTTCCAGGCAGGGCTACGATGTCCGATCTGACGTTTGGAGCTTGGGAATCACTCTG TATGAGTTAGCCACAGGAAGATTTCCTTACCCCAAGTGGAATAGTGTTTTTGATCAGCTGACACAAGTGGTGAAAGGAGAGCCTCCGCAGCTCAGCAACTCAGAGGAGAGGCAGTTCTCCCCCAAGTTCACCAACTTTGTTAATCTATG CCTTACAAAAGATGAATCAAAGAGGCCAAAGTACAAGGAGCTTCTG AAACACCCGTTTATCCTGATCTACGAGGAGCGCTTTGTGGATGTCGCCAGCTACGTGTGCCGCATCCTGGATCAGATCCCCGCCTCGCCCATCTCTCCTATGTACGTTGACTGA
- the adprm gene encoding manganese-dependent ADP-ribose/CDP-alcohol diphosphatase translates to MGTSSAMDPCAPQPPLFTFGLIADVQYADIDDGFNFTRTRRRYYRSSLQLLKNALRSWSESAVKPAFILQLGDIIDGFNKPRGASQRALDAVLREFASCPVRVHHVWGNHEFYNFSRSELVGSPLDSSPYADSGPSEVPGQDPIYAYQFSPFPGFTFVVLDGYDVSLLGRQESSEQYNNAMNLIKLYNNNEDLNCPPELECHSRFTMFNGGYSREQLDWLDSVLSAADEKQERVTIVSHLPVHPYSTGSVCLAWNYKDLLAIIRSHSCVVCYMAGHAHDAGYCLDQDTGVHHLTVDGVIETVPDSDAYGTVSVYADKMVLAGKGRMADRVLLFL, encoded by the exons ATGGGAACCTCGTCAGCAATGGACCCCTGTGCCCCACAGCCGCCGCTGTTCACCTTCGGCCTGATCGCCGACGTTCAGTACGCGGACATCGACGACGGGTTCAACTTCACCCGGACGAGGAGGCGCTACTACCGGAGcagcctgcagctgctgaagaaCGCCCTGAGGAGCTGGTCCGAGTCGGCTGTCAAGCCCGCGTTCATCCTGCAGCTCGGGGACATCATCGACGGCTTCAACAAGCCCCGCGGCGCCTCGCAGCGGGCGCTGGACGCCGTGCTGCGCGAGTTCGCCTCCTGCCCCGTCAGGGTGCACCACGTGTGGGGCAACCACGAGTTTTATAACTTCAGCAGGAGCGAGCTGGTGGGCTCCCCGCTGGACAGCAGCCCGTACGCGGACAGTGGGCCGAGCGAGGTCCCGGGTCAGGACCCGATCTACGCCTACCAGTTCAGCCCGTTCCCCGGCTTTACCTTCGTGGTGCTGGACGGGTACGACGTGAGCCTGCTGGGCAGGCAGGAGTCCAGCGAGCAGTATAACAACGCCATGAATCTGATTAAGCTGTACAACAACAACGAGGATCTCAACTGTCCACCAG agctggagtgCCACAGTCGGTTCACCATGTTCAACGGCGGCTACAGCCGGGAGCAGCTTGACTGGCTGGACTCTGTGCTGTCGGCGGCGGATGAAAAACAGGAGCGAGTCACCATCGTCA GTCACCTCCCAGTCCACCCCTACTCCACGGGCTCCGTTTGTCTAGCGTGGAACTATAAGGACCTTCTGGCCATAATCCGGTCCCACAGCTGCGTGGTGTGTTACATGGCGGGCCACGCCCACGACGCCGGCTACTGCCTAGACCAGGACACGGGCGTGCACCACCTCACAGTGGACGGGGTGATCGAGACCGTTCCCGACAGCGACGCCTACGGGACGGTCTCCGTCTACGCAGACAAGATGGTGCTAGCGGGGAAAGGCAGGATGGCGGATCGGGTGTTGCTGTTTCTCTGA
- the map2k4b gene encoding dual specificity mitogen-activated protein kinase kinase 4b isoform X2 — translation MATPSPNSNSTGSGNILGATSHHLHQQTQSSSMQETNTCWRCQNETGKRKALKLNFANPPVKPTARLPLQPTAPSFQNPHIERLRTHSIESSGKLKISPEQHCDFTAEDLRDLGEIGRGAYGSVNKMVHKPTGQIMAVKRIRSTVDEKEQKQLLMDLDVVMRSSDCVYIVQFYGALFREGDCWICMELMSTSLDKFYKYVYCVLDDVIPEEILGKITLATVKALNHLKENLKIIHRDIKPSNILMDRRGNIKLCDFGISGQLVDSIAKTRDAGCRPYMAPERIDPSASRQGYDVRSDVWSLGITLYELATGRFPYPKWNSVFDQLTQVVKGEPPQLSNSEERQFSPKFTNFVNLCLTKDESKRPKYKELLKHPFILIYEERFVDVASYVCRILDQIPASPISPMYVD, via the exons ATGGCGACTCCCAGTCCGAACAGCAACTCCACAGGCTCCGGCAACATTCTGGGGGCCACGTCGCACCACCTTCACCAACAGACCCAGAGCAGCAGCATGCAAG AAACCAACACCTGCTGGAGATGTCAGAATGAAACAG GTAAACGTAAAGCTCTGAAGCTAAATTTCGCCAACCCTCCGGTGAAACCCACCGCCAGGCTCCCGCTTCAGCCCACGGCTCCTTCCTTCCAGAATCCTCACAT AGAGCGCCTGCGGACACACAGCATCGAGTCGTCCGGGAAGCTCAAGATCTCCCCAGAGCAGCACTGCGACTTTACCGCAGAGGACCTGAGGGACCTCGGGGAGATCGGCCGCGGGGCGTACGGCTCCGTCAACAAGATGGTCCATAAACCGACGGGCCAGATTATGGCTGTCAAG AGGATCCGCTCCACTGTGGACGAGAAGGAGCAGAAGCAGCTGCTGATGGATCTCGACGTGGTGATGAGGAGTAGTGACTGTGTCTACATCGTCCAGTTCTACGGCGCCCTCTTCAGAGAG GGCGACTGTTGGATTTGTATGGAGCTTATGTCTACCTCATTAGACAAATTCTACAAATATGTATATTGCGTATTAGATGACGTCATTCCAGAGGAAATATTAGGCAAAATAACATTAGCT accgTTAAAGCACTGAATCACTTAAAAGAAAACTTGAAAATAATCCACAGAG ACATCAAACCTTCCAACATTCTAATGGACAGAAGGGGAAATATCAAACTATGTGACTTCGGCATCAGCGGCCAGCTGGTGGACTCCATAGCCAAGACTAGAGATGCGGGCTGCAGGCCTTACATGGCA CCTGAAAGGATAGACCCCAGTGCTTCCAGGCAGGGCTACGATGTCCGATCTGACGTTTGGAGCTTGGGAATCACTCTG TATGAGTTAGCCACAGGAAGATTTCCTTACCCCAAGTGGAATAGTGTTTTTGATCAGCTGACACAAGTGGTGAAAGGAGAGCCTCCGCAGCTCAGCAACTCAGAGGAGAGGCAGTTCTCCCCCAAGTTCACCAACTTTGTTAATCTATG CCTTACAAAAGATGAATCAAAGAGGCCAAAGTACAAGGAGCTTCTG AAACACCCGTTTATCCTGATCTACGAGGAGCGCTTTGTGGATGTCGCCAGCTACGTGTGCCGCATCCTGGATCAGATCCCCGCCTCGCCCATCTCTCCTATGTACGTTGACTGA
- the map2k4b gene encoding dual specificity mitogen-activated protein kinase kinase 4b isoform X1, protein MATPSPNSNSTGSGNILGATSHHLHQQTQSSSMQETNTCWRCQNETGFQISLSGVPQSKRKALKLNFANPPVKPTARLPLQPTAPSFQNPHIERLRTHSIESSGKLKISPEQHCDFTAEDLRDLGEIGRGAYGSVNKMVHKPTGQIMAVKRIRSTVDEKEQKQLLMDLDVVMRSSDCVYIVQFYGALFREGDCWICMELMSTSLDKFYKYVYCVLDDVIPEEILGKITLATVKALNHLKENLKIIHRDIKPSNILMDRRGNIKLCDFGISGQLVDSIAKTRDAGCRPYMAPERIDPSASRQGYDVRSDVWSLGITLYELATGRFPYPKWNSVFDQLTQVVKGEPPQLSNSEERQFSPKFTNFVNLCLTKDESKRPKYKELLKHPFILIYEERFVDVASYVCRILDQIPASPISPMYVD, encoded by the exons ATGGCGACTCCCAGTCCGAACAGCAACTCCACAGGCTCCGGCAACATTCTGGGGGCCACGTCGCACCACCTTCACCAACAGACCCAGAGCAGCAGCATGCAAG AAACCAACACCTGCTGGAGATGTCAGAATGAAACAG GGTTTCAGATAAGCCTGTCTGGAGTGCCCCAAA GTAAACGTAAAGCTCTGAAGCTAAATTTCGCCAACCCTCCGGTGAAACCCACCGCCAGGCTCCCGCTTCAGCCCACGGCTCCTTCCTTCCAGAATCCTCACAT AGAGCGCCTGCGGACACACAGCATCGAGTCGTCCGGGAAGCTCAAGATCTCCCCAGAGCAGCACTGCGACTTTACCGCAGAGGACCTGAGGGACCTCGGGGAGATCGGCCGCGGGGCGTACGGCTCCGTCAACAAGATGGTCCATAAACCGACGGGCCAGATTATGGCTGTCAAG AGGATCCGCTCCACTGTGGACGAGAAGGAGCAGAAGCAGCTGCTGATGGATCTCGACGTGGTGATGAGGAGTAGTGACTGTGTCTACATCGTCCAGTTCTACGGCGCCCTCTTCAGAGAG GGCGACTGTTGGATTTGTATGGAGCTTATGTCTACCTCATTAGACAAATTCTACAAATATGTATATTGCGTATTAGATGACGTCATTCCAGAGGAAATATTAGGCAAAATAACATTAGCT accgTTAAAGCACTGAATCACTTAAAAGAAAACTTGAAAATAATCCACAGAG ACATCAAACCTTCCAACATTCTAATGGACAGAAGGGGAAATATCAAACTATGTGACTTCGGCATCAGCGGCCAGCTGGTGGACTCCATAGCCAAGACTAGAGATGCGGGCTGCAGGCCTTACATGGCA CCTGAAAGGATAGACCCCAGTGCTTCCAGGCAGGGCTACGATGTCCGATCTGACGTTTGGAGCTTGGGAATCACTCTG TATGAGTTAGCCACAGGAAGATTTCCTTACCCCAAGTGGAATAGTGTTTTTGATCAGCTGACACAAGTGGTGAAAGGAGAGCCTCCGCAGCTCAGCAACTCAGAGGAGAGGCAGTTCTCCCCCAAGTTCACCAACTTTGTTAATCTATG CCTTACAAAAGATGAATCAAAGAGGCCAAAGTACAAGGAGCTTCTG AAACACCCGTTTATCCTGATCTACGAGGAGCGCTTTGTGGATGTCGCCAGCTACGTGTGCCGCATCCTGGATCAGATCCCCGCCTCGCCCATCTCTCCTATGTACGTTGACTGA